In the Brassica napus cultivar Da-Ae chromosome A7, Da-Ae, whole genome shotgun sequence genome, one interval contains:
- the LOC125576098 gene encoding uncharacterized protein LOC125576098 has product MGKAIRSALEWQNSQASKIPSASSKDCPTKKAPPQSQGMENAFSCYSDAAWNSNSCAGGLGWICYKPDGTKLLQGSSAHQIIASVLVAEALSLNAAIKAAIAHGAKDLVCFSDSKSLISLITGNMSVISLQGILHDIGVLSRSLSSISFKFVSRNGNVDADSLAKSALFSVSNSPSGIVNDVPS; this is encoded by the coding sequence ATGGGCAAGGCCATCAGGAGTGCCTTGGAATGGCAAAACTCCCAGGCTAGCAAAATCCCCTCTGCTTCGTCTAAAGACTGTCCTACAAAGAAAGCTCCACCGCAATCTCAGGGTATGGAAAACGCCTTCTCCTGCTATTCAGATGCTGCTTGGAATAGTAATTCTTGTGCAGGAGGTTTGGGCTGGATCTGCTATAAACCGGATGGAACAAAGTTGCTTCAGGGCTCTTCGGCGCACCAAATTATTGCCTCTGTACTGGTTGCGGAAGCCCTATCTCTAAACGCAGCCATTAAAGCAGCTATCGCACATGGTGCAAAAGACTTGGTCTGTTTCTCAGACTCAAAAAGTCTAATCTCTCTGATCACAGGAAACATGTCTGTGATCTCACTTCAAGGGATCCTCCATGACATCGGCGTGTTGAGCCGGTCCCTATCATCTATCTCGTTTAAGTTCGTTAGTAGGAATGGTAATGTTGATGCTGATAGTCTAGCTAAATCAGCTCTGTTTTCTGTTTCAAATTCCCCCTCTGGGATTGTGAACGATGTTCCTAGTTAA
- the LOC125576099 gene encoding uncharacterized protein LOC125576099 produces the protein MSRWRNLRGKEIAEVVSYFDWSSGGRGVPARLPETLFAMDRYPCERINMYSTIDYLLCVRDALNGTEEMAMLLRSCFGSLFRLPVRRLLMGKVIDGMLTRQVLTKKKYELWPVFGGNPFRFSLVEFGEVTGLPCGEFEEGYSIDYELLATEENYMYWERLIGPDRDVTIEELAAMVVGDTVMSASRKLRLCLIIIVDGVLVPTSQKQNPSLKHVNLVKNLKKFLAFQWGRKSFSWAIRTMNPVPKVMGKCEDPNGNFCKKPRQKNIRILGFPLALQLVAFELIPQLLKQARGDDSTTLLTFPGQVLPQHAGLTVVDLRKAEHDVGLVVQPMMEISGTDDERWAAWDDEKYDKKKDNMLGMIKSGHVFSKGDWGSGDGGDPIYKHREKVNAKKQKATAHVGVTEEPVLKQRHVSGYFRRGAMVDAEQYRRMEADVQELVLEVQQLKNVVEKQGRKFEKWKTFVKGKSAIKKQGNIKSRTKRRTVEGRKGTERRSQDEESEDDCDTPDRR, from the exons ATGTCTCGATGGCGGAATCTGCGTGGTAAAGAGATTGCCGAAG TTGTCTCTTATTTTGATTGGAGCAGCGGAGGTAGAGGTGTACCGGCTAGGCTACCGGAGACGTTATTTGCGATGGATCGCTACCCATGCGAGAGAATCAACATGTACTCGACTATAGATTATCTACTGTGCGTTAGAGACGCACTAAACGGCACCGAGGAGATGGCGATGTTGTTGAGGTCTTGCTTTGGAAGCCTTTTTAGGTTGCCGGTCAGGAGGTTGCTGATGGGGAAAGTGATAGACGGGATGCTGACTAGGCAGGTGTTAACGAAGAAGAAATATGAGTTGTGGCCGGTTTTTGGTGGAAACCCCTTTAGATTTTCTTTGGTGGAGTTTGGGGAGGTGACTGGGTTGCCCTGTGGCGAGTTCGAAGAGGGTTATAGCATCGACTACGAATTGCTGGCAACGGAGGAGAACTACATGTACTGGGAAAGGTTGATTGGTCCTGACCGGGATGTGACAATCGAAGAGCTTGCAGCGATGGTTGTAGGCGACACGGTGATGTCGGCCTCGCGCAAGTTGAGgttgtgtttaataataattgtTGACGGTGTGCTAGTGCCTACATCTCAAAAACAGAACCCGAGTCTGAAACATGTGAATCTTGTGAAGAATCTCAAGAAGTTCCTTGCTTTTCAGTGGGGAAGGAAGTCGTTTTCGTGGGCAATAAGGACGATGAACCCAGTTCCAAAAGTGATGGGTAAGTGCGAGGATCCAAATGGCAATTTTTGTAAGAAGCCGAGGCAGAAGAATATTAGGATTCTGGGTTTTCCGCTGGCGTTGCAGTTGGTGGCGTTTGAACTTATTCCCCAGTTGCTCAAACAAGCACGCGGTGATGATAGCACTACATTGCTTACTTTCCCGGGGCAGGTATTGCCACAGCATGCAGGGTTGACTGTGGTTGATTTGCGCAAAGCAGAGCATGATGTGGGG TTGGTTGTGCAGCCAATGATGGAGATCAGTGGTACGGATGACGAGCGATGGGCAGCCTGGGATGATGAAAagtatgacaaaaaaaaggacAATATGCTTGGGATGATAAAAAGTGGGCATGTGTTTAGCAAGGGTGATTGGGGCAGCGGCGATGGAGGGGATCCAATTTACAAGCACCGTGAGAAAGTGAATGCTAAGAAGCAGAAGGCCACAGCGCACGTTGGAGTTACTGAAGAACCAGTTTTAAAGCAGAGACATGTCAGTGGTTATTTCAGACGTGGAGCTATGGTGGATGCAGAGCAGTATAGGAGGATGGAGGCGGATGTCCAAGAACTGGTGTTAGAAGTTCAGCAGCTCAAAAACGTGGTGGAGAAACAAGGTAGGAAGTTCGAGAAATGGAAGACCTTTGTTAAGGGGAAGAGTGCAATAAAAAAACAAGGGAATATTAAGAGTAGGACCAAGAGAAGAACCGTAGAGGGAAGGAAAGGAACCGAACGACGTTCCCAAGACGAGGAGTCGGAGGACgactgtgacacccccgatcgtagataa